One genomic segment of Mobula hypostoma chromosome 2, sMobHyp1.1, whole genome shotgun sequence includes these proteins:
- the LOC134357304 gene encoding uncharacterized protein LOC134357304, translating to MDGAPSGFPPNREAVHLTVQLCLTSALEMADFRSKARIFQVCSDDVGLISNINESEYRMEMESLENYAANGEGESDGEVSSGEELRWCVAEPLQLEFQYPYSWPGSEVGSLWVPKGEIGAPAEKSRCSFNRPRCEDGSLCAPSRCEELESSFGPGDRIWARSESLGTVIWAQSISQQRSLSPSAKYDTLFRQKMPTQIGVRADFTRSPQSSPLSSGHRSLPLFRCWVTLNTSPDRLKGKLPGEYPGM from the exons ATGGATGGTGCGCCCTCAGGATTCCCCCCCAACCGAGAGGCTGTTCATCTGACTGTGCAGCTCTGCCTCACTTCTGCATTGGAAATGGCGGATTTCCGGAGCAAGGCTCGAATCTTTCAG GTTTGCTCAGATGACGTGGGCCTTATCTCAAATATCAATGAATCAGAGTACAGGATGGAGATGGAGAGCCTA GAAAATTATGCTGCAAACGGTGAAGGGGAGAGTGATGGCGAGGTGAGTTCGGGGGAGGAGCtgagatggtgtgttgcagaacCGTTGCAGTTGGAGTTCCAATACCCCTACAGCTGGCCCGGGagcgaggttggatcactctgggtgcCAAAAGGAGAAATTGGGGCCCCGGCAGAGAAGTCCCGATGCTCATTCAACAGACCCAGGTGTGAGGATGGATCACTCTGTGCACCGAGCCGGTgtgaagagcttgagagcagctttgggccagGTGACAGAATCTGGGCCCGGAGTGAGTCACTGGGCACTGTGATATGGGCCCAGAGCATTTCGCAGCAGCGGAGCCTGAGTCCTAGTGCGAAATACGATACGTTATTTAGACAAAAAATGCCAACCCAGATTGGAgtgagagccgatttcactcgCTCTCCGCAATCTTCACCCCTCTCTTCTGGGCACCGGAGTCTTCCACTGTTCCGTTGTTGGGTCAcgttaaacaccagcccagatagactcAAAGGCAAG